ATCATATCTCTGCTCTgcttaatatgtgtgtgtgtgtgtgtgtgtgtgtgtgtgtgtgtgtgtgtgtgtgtgtgtgtgtgtgtgtgtgtgtggatgaatgAGAGCATTAATGAATTAAGCTGCTCATTATGATGGTCTGTTCTTGTTGGTCATTAAAAAAACGCATGTAGAATTTGTCACCCTGGCCCCGATGGAGTCTGGGTAATTATGGTTAATGTCTCATCTCCTATTCAAGGCTGGAGCGTTATGCTTAGGAGGGTCGTGCAGCAACAACCCCCTGACCTCATATTTTATTCATCTTAACAGTCATATTATTCATGATTAACAGATTTTCACAGAACAAAAGTTAGATTCATATTCATGTCATACAATTTAGTTCATGCTAACAGTTTTTATAAGATATAATAAAGTTTTTGCCTTGTGCAAACAAAATTTTATAATCTCACTTTCAGCCCTATTCAGATTCATACCTCTGTGTCTTTTGTCTCTTGAATTTGATATgacttgagagagaaagagagatgaattctaaaaaatataatttgaaagaaaagagtgtgtgtgcatgtgtgtgtgtttgtgtgacagagACCTCGTTAATAATGACACAGACCAATTTCAACCCTAGCTCCCACGTCTTTCCTCCACTTGTGCATCTCAATTATTTGTTCAGAGGCTGGTGTGACAATGGCATGGGTTATGGTTGCCTTTGGCATGCTAAACAGGAAGACAGCCTGAAAGTAAGTCACTGTCAGTGGGCAGTACCAAGCCCTTTGTCTTCTGGAGGGGACCTGCTCCCTGGACTTCAAAGGTGGGATTATGttgaaaagagaaaaacaaaagaaaacttCATCTAATGCCCGCTTTTGAAGTTATGGAGATATATAATACCCCCCACCCCCTATCCATCTtttgtggcacacacacactcatagggacacatgcacacacacatgcacacagacacacacagtgctacCTCTTGAGTTCTTGCAAAAACTGAATTTGATTGACAGATTTAATAACCTATTCATTTGATAATTAACGTTTAGAGCTTCCAATTATAGGCCTATATGCTACATGTTACAACAATATTCGGAAAATGATATTTGATGTTAGCATAGTCTAACAGCATGTTTCAATATAATTCAATATGTGGGACGTTGGCTTGTATACAAAAACTGTGAAATCACTTGTTAATAAACGGTTTCATTTGGGTAAGGTTCCGCGCGAGTCAGAATGTTTTTTTGGCGCTTTATTGCCCTCGCCCATGTGTGTGATTATGTGTAGATGATTCAAACCTAACTATAAAAGGCATAAACTACTCTTCAGCTCCGTGACGAGCTCTGTGAATATCACGATACCCCTCAAAGCAAACATTTGCCTTCTTGTTTGTATTACAACATTTTCAAGAGCGTGAATGAGTTTGAATAAGCTTGAATGTAACCGCATAAATTGAAACCTGAAATATCGTGTGTAGGCCTATAGGCCTAATAAGGTGCAAAATAGTTGAACTTGTTCTCATGACTTTCGCACGAGGTGTCACACACTAAATGAAAACTAGCAAACAACATCAGAAAAAAACGTCTCGATAATTCAAACAAATCATTCCAATAAAAACTTAACACAATAACTCATGACAGATTATGTATTTCGTTTAAAGTTCTTTATAAATCTCTTAAgataaataatgttattttacagttataacaTTTATCTTACGTGCTAATAACAACAGTCCATATACATTGTGTTATTATTAAACTACACATTTAATTATTCAATTAAATCTAATGAACAAAAACTTTAAAACAATTTATATTATCCACTCAAACATGTAAAAACTGAGGCAGCAAGTTTTGATCTTcctctatatttttatttaattaattatgattATTAAATCAAAACTCTCTTTGGGTCAATTCCTGATTGTATTTCAGTGCCACTTTTAATGTGGCAAATGCCTTCACAATGTGCTAAtggattaagaacaaattatgcTGAAATGCGTGGTAGCCAACTCATCACTGAATGATAGGACTACAGTCTGAATTCCTTCACAGGTCACCATACCTGCTCAACTTTTAGGCAACTATAGGCTAAATGATTAACATTTTAGATACTGCTCTTGCCCCTTATGTTGTTTGTTCCCTCATCGATACAGAATCGAGTTTTTGACGTTTTGTCAGGTTAAGGCAGCAGGAGAGCCGGGTGTATCGGATTGTCCATGCCCTCCAAAGGATGGGAACCATTCTTCTCCAGCAAGGATGAAGGGGAGCAGAGATGCGATGGGCCGGGCGGAAGGCCCGAAAGACCGGGCATCGGACCCATAGACGGGGTCGGTTTGATGGGCACGGGCATGGTGGGTAGCGTCTGTCCGCTCGCGTGATGGTAGAGGTCCTTCATGGACACGCCAAAAGGAGCGTACTCTGAGGAGACTGGTATGGGCATGGCGCTCATGGAATCTGACAGCATGCCGACGTGCGGCCACATTGAGTTGACCACACTGCTGAGCTGCGCGGGCACAGGGTAGCCCAGGTGCTGCATTACCGAAGTGATGGGCAGCCCGCTCGTCATCACGCCCTTGTAGTCCCGACCTATGATGTTCTCAATGGCGAACGGGTGCTTGAAGCCGCCGGACTGTCCGCAGTTGATGCTACCGTAGCTCTGGAAGTGGGGGAGCCTTCCCACTGCCGCGGCGGGGCCTTGGTGCtcatgatgtcctccactcagCTTGCCCTGGTGGTGGAAATAGTGCATCATCGGGGAGCTCTTGCAGGCCATGTGCTCAGCGCGCAGCAGTTTGAAGCGCTTCCTCCTGCGTAGAAAGCTGCCGTTTTCGAACATGTCCCCACAGTCTGGGTGCAGGGCCCAAAAGCTGCCTTTCCCCGGCTGGTCGGGCCGCCGGGGGATTTTGATGAAGCAGTCGTTAAAGGACAAGTTGTGTCGCAGAGAGTTCTGCCACCGCTGTGTGTTCTCCCGGTAGTAAGGGAATCGGTCCATGATGAACTTGTAGATGTCGCTCAGTGGGAGCATCTTCTCGGTGGAGTTCTGGATAGCCATGGCTGTCAGAGAGATATAAGAGTAAGGCGGCTTCTGGTCGCTGTACGAGTTCTTCCCCGGACGAGGCATGCTTTTGGTTACTTATTTATGATGTATCAATAGCATAAGCTGTATATTGTTTGTTGAGGGCGCCTGAATATTGTTGCAAGTCTTTGGTCAGTATGAGTGACTTTGCGCGAGTCAGAGTTTTCCAAAGTTTGGAGACTCCAAAATCATTGATCTCCTGGCATGTTGTTCTTCTTTTAGTGGTGTACATGGAAGATCCTAGGTGAGTCAGTcaggcaaacacagacacagactctgGTCATGTTCTCTCCAGCGGAATTCCCCAAAGATGCGGATCACAAAAAGCACCAAAAGGTTTCCTTGAAGAatcgtgttttttttcttccacagGCGCACACTAATTTAGCCTACACGTTCATCTCGCGCGTAAAAGTACAACACATCAAATACAGCCCGTCTCTTGCGCAGTCTCTGCGACAGTACAGGGCAAGGGGTTGGTGATGCTCCTCGCTTCGGGCCTAGTGCTCTTCGTGTGCGCTCTTCTGGCCACCCCGCGCCGTTTTTGTAAGGCTGGAGCGGCGCAGAGACCCCTGCAGGTCTCGCTCTATTATCACATGGCATTCAGGCACTTACGGACCCGTCGCgggggaaggggagggatggatggtgagGATtacaggagaggggaagggagaatcTAAACACATCCGTGCGCCCTTAGCCGGTGCCAATCAGGAAACTCGCGCGCTCCGAGAGGAAAAAGGGTGGACATAATAGTTTTAGTGATGGGGCAAATAAAAGCCCATAAGAGTAGCCTATAATCTAATAATACTAATGTTAATATTATGATTACTATAAAGAGATTATTAAAAGATTATTAAAAAACAGACCAAAATGTTCTTACACTTTTTTAAATTGTGGAATAGCCCTACAGCCTACGTCTTTATTATAATAAGTtgaaatgtaatttatctttCACCAATTTTGTACATTTTAATCACCGATAGCCCTAATTGTAAATCATTCATGAAAATTAACAACTTGTCTCTGTGCTTTATGTTAGTTAATAAGGTCAACTTGAAACACTGTGGCTTTTTAACTAGGCTACTACAGATCCCTGAATTATTAAAGTTGCGTTTTTAAAAATTCATTATAGGCTTTATCTTTATTTTCTATCTTAGTTTTCTCTTTGTTTATGTGAAGAAATATGACCGATTCCAAGCTAGTCCtagctacactgagtgtacaaaacattaggaacaccttcctaatattgagttgcaccccctttgccctcagaacagcctcaattcgtccgggcatggactctacaaggtgtcgaaagcgttccacagggatgctgaacCATGTTGACCAACGCTTTCCacacttgtgtcaagttggctggatgaccttTCGGTGTTCAAcagacgggaaactgttgagcgtgaaaaaccaaacaacgttgcagttcttgacacactcaaaccggtgcgcttggcacatactaccataccccgttcaaaggcacttaaatattttgtcttgcccattcaccctctgaatggcacacatacacaatgcatgtctcaatgttctcaaggtttaaaaatcattatttaacctgtctgttccccgggcgccgaagacgtggatctcgattaaggcagccctccgcacctctctgattcagtggGGTTGGgttacacatttcagttgaatgcattcagttgtacaactaactaggtatccccatttccctttcctccccttcatctacactgattgaagtggatttaacaagtgacatcagtaagggatcatagttcctaatgttttgtacactaagtgtatttTATGCACAGTAATTTTGATGCTTCAAAATTAAACTTTATGCAACCTGTTTAACTTTATGCACGCTGTTCAGAAGGATaactcatacagtgccttcagaaagtattcatactttcacattttgttatgttacagcctgaattcaaaatggattacatagatTGTTTTTATCTCACCCAactacacataatgacaaatgacaaagtgaaaacatattttcagacattttagcaaaattattgaaaattaaatacagtatctcgatttacataagtattcacacccctgagtcaatagatgttaggatcacctttggcaacgattacagctgtgagtctttctgggtaagtctctaagagctttgcacacctggattgtacaatatttgcacattattctttttaaaattcttgaagctctgtcaagttggttgttgatcattgctagacagccattttcaagttttgccatagattttcaagccaatttaagtcaaaactttaactagaccactcaggaacattcaaaattgtcttggtaagcaactccagtgtacatttggccttatcttttaggttattgtcctgctgaaaggtgaacttgtctcccagtgtctgttggaaagcagactgaaccaggttttcctctagcatTTTACCTGtgccatttctttttatcctaaaaaactccatagtccttgatgatgacaagtatacccataacatgagcaGCTGCGGCCCCCATCAAAGTTGTCCATAACTTATGTAggctatgaacacacacacacgttgattaATTGCTGAGAGGTGATTTGTTGCAACCAACCTGCcatctcacgcacgcacacacgcacgcacgcacacacacacacacacacacacacacacacacacacacacacacgatcatgTTGTTGGAGATTAATTGCGTTGAGGAGACTTGTTGCAGCCAACCTGCTGTCTGTTTGTTTAAACACCCTCTCGTGTATCctacaaggatgtaaacaaacttgCTCCCATCTCTGAGTTGATTAACAGAATAACAAAAGCTGTTCCTGCTTTTGCATTGCCAGGTGTAATGTCTCGGCCCTTGACGGCGCCCACAAAGACAATACAATACCcattgggcacagacgtcagttcaacgcagtggcgtgtattcatggatgccaaggaaaGCCAGTCTTctcaaaaaaaattacaataaaaaaacataaaacaattttttttccgTCTCTTTCTGCTTCAGAAtgttccttcaattcgcaagaggctgaatgtatctcacaggagaaagcttcagagcgagtgaaacagcgcccctctatctctctatggTCCAAACGAGAATGACATTGTTTccgcctgtagcattgaatgcaagagaAGCCAGCAACCATCTGGCCTCCattgacaaaaaaagtattaaaacatTTGCCAATCAGAGTTGAGCTAAACtaaatggtcctggtgcaccaaaaaacagtttcaagggaagccagcttcgATTTgccgtcactcctatcaaatcccattgagagcatatgtctttaacagaaaaacttgaattgttgaatctcgttgtgttgttgtcctccagtggctagctagccagctagctaaaattgtccctttcctaagttagtcatggatggagatagggatttggacttgtggttttacttaattctccgtactggacAATGATTATAATaacgattctgatccaaccattaattcatacactgttgtgcccctggcctgagaggatggcaGTTCAATAtggtagctagatgtagaaggctactgttaactagctaacgttgcccatgaatggaagttaggctagcgagcaatcattttagccaggtagcctaggacaacaacaagcatgtactgtatgatagaGTGATAGACTGCTTCGtcaaacatgaaagagaggaggatggcattggcgtttttCTACAagtttctacttgcacgaacacacacaaacacacacacagaaatcagaatcATGGACAggcacatcatatttagcttactttgattgactaaattgtttttggtatcgtttagttgtcactgtattagactaagcagaggaaatttgatgatgttgaaatattgaagttgaaatggtgctggaatagtggaggcagttcctgttttctttgcgacttgtagtaactctctgtggttctaaataaatagttgtttagtggcccgaaaatgtcggaaacattaacttgcttgaccatgctgtacatcatgtaactgtctgttactgtacatggaatatgctttgtggacttcactggacagaggttgctatccggttttgtgataaaacaaagatgTGGCTGAATTTATTCTGATACTGTCTttttattgtctcggcctttaggcctatatatcatggtCGCATGATATATAGAGccaacaacgcaattatcacaacacacaggGTTTGAAAtggctttttttggggggggggggggggggggcttccccagtgattttacccatgcaccacTACTGGtttaacgtctagttttgatttacatttggttgggtTGTCAACTTAAGTGAATTCAACTTGACATCAACAAAAATGTAGGAAACATTGAtgactttttaaaaaactttttgatTCAGCATCATCACATAGTTTTTTCGGTTGAAATTACATGaaaaaacgttgattcaaccaggttTGCCCAGTGAGTAATGAAGCCTTCCATGATTTACCTTCCATGGAGAGAGGTCAGCAAATTTAATTATGAGCTTGCTATATTAGATATGAATATTCAAACCGGTGTCAATATTTAGCCAACAGATCTCTCCCATATTGTCCCCCCCCAAAGTCCTTCAAGCACTAAAGGGTTACCGGTGCCAAGGGAGACATATTTTATACATATGAGTCTTTATATTAGCAGCTCTTTTtgcagcccagcctcacattcaattcgcgcatatatgtacaaaatgattttcagcagatttcgtgcgtttttgtgcatttttggggtggttcaattcgtttgaaaatacacgaatttctgtgctacttaattcgtgcgaaaagacacgaatttaaccagtaggcgacacacaagccgttgcaacaaccatagacacgatcgcctgtatttatttattttacgttatgaatatataagtattttgttatttttttaaccatttaaccataagagttatatatatatattgtctttatttaatccctattaaaacattgtggctttatgcctatatgtactgttttcgatttttctgaacagacttttcaggatagaatgaatgtaagcaatgcatgatgTTATGTTTTTATTCGGTttagttccatgtatttcttaaaaaataaacgtgtaaaccatttttattgaacagaatgtaactgaaaatacaatggcagccttgccatgtccatcaataacaaaacatttttttttcgtataacatttggggaaacgtatgcagtcattgttcttacattttgttggccaaccaaaattaccaaaacgttaacccgtaataaggctagggtggctgagtgtaaatacatggctctggtgtaagcaccttttcactaAAACGTTCTGTGTttcaaattaccgtcagtgcgaaatagctagaaagctttcgtatttccacttggctgcacctacggttacgataacgataaatcaagtgcaatacctgcgtcgacctgtgtcgagcagcaaaacaccggaaagcttctagcctaccggaaagttacaagaagaacaagaatagttacctcatccggtcatgtgacactctggatgccccctaaaagcaatttcagccgttttgaaaaatgacgcctggtaaccccaaaaaaataccaggtgcatgaaaagtttggacttagaatattttttgaaaacctccataaatcactcaggccatgactcgagaagaaaaacataaaatattttccagaagaaaaaacagaatttttttgaaaacctccataaatcactcaggcgcagcacccattgatttggggcggtagtatagcgctcccagagcgggtatggaagtctggatcccccctaaaagcatttaaggctctgtgtgtctttaagcaccatactttttcactccatccttgctgtgtgtgtgtgtgtgtgtgtgtgtgtgtgtgtgtgtgtgtgtgtgtgtggtgtgtgtgtgtgtgtgtgtgtgtgtgtgtggtgtgtgtgtgtgtgtgtgtgtctgtgtgtgtgtgtgtcgtgtgtgtgtgtgtgtgtgtgtgtgtgtgtgtgtgtgtgtgtgtgtgtgtgtgtgtgtgtgtgtgagagagctttcttttgacatctgtttagcgaaattactgatttacagttcatgagggttgaccgattcacacatttaaagttttggaaagtctgacttttttaaaccttcgaaacagcacctatgaccccattttaaggcacttccggttggcacaggaagtataagtaaatacatatcctgacggggtatgcttttacagaatcctgagttttaagtc
This portion of the Salvelinus sp. IW2-2015 linkage group LG15, ASM291031v2, whole genome shotgun sequence genome encodes:
- the LOC111975147 gene encoding forkhead box protein B2-like gives rise to the protein MPRPGKNSYSDQKPPYSYISLTAMAIQNSTEKMLPLSDIYKFIMDRFPYYRENTQRWQNSLRHNLSFNDCFIKIPRRPDQPGKGSFWALHPDCGDMFENGSFLRRRKRFKLLRAEHMACKSSPMMHYFHHQGKLSGGHHEHQGPAAAVGRLPHFQSYGSINCGQSGGFKHPFAIENIIGRDYKGVMTSGLPITSVMQHLGYPVPAQLSSVVNSMWPHVGMLSDSMSAMPIPVSSEYAPFGVSMKDLYHHASGQTLPTMPVPIKPTPSMGPMPGLSGLPPGPSHLCSPSSLLEKNGSHPLEGMDNPIHPALLLP